CGACAAACAATGTTCGGCTTCAGGTCTGAGTAAACAAATTCATGCATTTGATGATGAGATACAGCTCATTtggaaagtgcttttaaatgactgaaagtgctttaagagaaaatgtttttgaaaccaatccttagtaaaaatgcaagataattctggaaaagcacttcaagtgcttttggaacccaaaaacattttctctaaagcactttcaatcatttaaaagcacttctcAAACAAGCTCATACTCTATGAATCATTCATAGTCCCAAAGCATTCTAAAAGCTTTAGAGAAGCATGCACAAATAGAACCTTTTAcaaatctttaataaaaaaatgaaactttttCACTTAAGGGGCAGTAAACAAGCAATAAAACACGTTTTGTGGCCTTTATAGTTTAGTGCTCCCTTATTGTCTATTAGTGTCCCTTTCTTGATAAAGTTCCATCTCTTTATTGAAAATTTGTAAAAGGTTCTATTGTCCATCTTTCCCAATATTTTAAGATTATAGTTTTTCTGGTAACTGCATCTTAGTTACGTTACGTTCCTAGAGATTACATGTCTTCTTAGAAATTTCTTTATCCTTGGTTTTTCTAAAACAGTGAAGAGAAAAACCACTGaaaagggatccatgctttgaAAGGTTAAAATTGTGTTTCTATATTTACCTGAGTGTCACCAGAAGGAACAAAACCTAAAAGTATTCCCTTGTTAATGGTCATAGCTGATACAGTCCCGCCCTGCAACcatttaaaataaatgaatataCTTTTTTCGTATTACCCAAAAAAGTAAATGTAATGAAAACAATAAAGTGTGGTATCTCACAGAAAGCTTGATAAAATTAAGCAATCAACTAACATGCATAGGTTTTTGTTACACAGAATTCTATGAACAGAGACTTGGACAAATCAAGTTTAATAATATACTGAAATGAGATCATCAGGAGGTCGACATGAGCATATCATCGAATGATAAAAATGAGCTACCTAACACTAACCTGATGATCAATATGAGCTCCCAATGGACAAATTCGATAAGGAGAAACTACGATGCGAACTTCTTCACTACCTGTCCCAGCCATTTCTGAAACTATCTGTCTAATTCCATTTAACTGTAGCATACAAAAGAACATCTACATAAATAGTTTTACCATACAAAATAACATTTATGATCACTACAACATTGGAAAATGATAATACAGTCTCCGAAGATAGGGTCCAAAGAATTCCACCCACAGTGAAGAACAATTCCGAAGGCAAAGTTTAATTAGCATTCAAAAATTTGTTCCTGCTTTTATATAACCAATGCCAACCCAATTCTTTCTTCGAAAAGCTAGAATATTTCAGCCTAGCATTGGTTTGTTAATATTGAAATACAATTAAACAAGTGACTTAAATTCAATAAAACAATTGCTCCAATTTTATGAGTTAACCAAAGCAGGCAgccttttttttcttactaCGAGCGATTACTACTATAAGCTATACTAAGGCGGAGTGGCGAGGGGGAGGGTTGTGAATCCGGAACACATTGGAGTGAAGAGGAATGCCCAATCCACCAGGGCAATCCACAACTTGCGCAAAGCGGTCGGCTTTTAAGTTTTGATAGTTACCATTGTGGTTTTCCATGAAAACTGATAACTATGCAGGCTGCTTCCTTCCAATAAACTCGAATGTGGATGAAAAATTGCATGAACCCTAATGAAATCTTAGAGGATCAAAGAGTACCTGAGCTTCAGAAGGCCAAGACGATTCAGCCATCTTCCCAAATGGTCTCCCAGAATTGAGCAATCCAAATTGCAATCGAGCCTAATAATGCAAATGCAGGAGCGTTTTATGCTGTAGATTTAGCATAAGAGATAGTTGGATCTCAGggcgggagagagaagagatgatgtgaaattgaaggaaaatcaTTGTTGGGCAGTCAGGTAGGCCAGCCTAGCGGCCACATCCGCGGTTAAAACGTCCGTTTTCCGGTTATTTACACGTACCCGTTTTCAacaaccttttcttttttctttttggtgtaAAGTTGTTCTAAACCACGCCTAGTCGGGCGGCATGCTGGGGTCTAGCGTCTAGGTGTTCAAGCGGAATTTAGGCGGGCATTTAAGCGAActagacggatttaagtaaatctactATATTTCTTGTATATAAGTGTATGtgtatacttaaaatatatataatttcatcgtAAACTACAAAGcagatgatatatatatatatatatatatatatatatattatgaagtattggaacataatgaaaacatgggaaacaaacatataatgtgtgttcatttaagtatacaACAAGTTCCTAATAAtttattgtaaaaaataaaatgcaaaataaaagttatctattttctgtctaagtgagtcacAACCTAGGCGGGTCTGGGCAAGCTAGGCGGGCACCTCAACAAGTTTAGGTGcccttcttaattttcaaacgcctaggcattaatcggggcagTGACtagccgcctagcgcctaggtggggatttttagaacagtgaagTTGTAAACCCAATGATTTggtgatattcatcttcacttagaagtgaaaggtcttaagttcgaatctcgttgaattcgataccaaattagattgTCAATTGTATGGCTTAGTCAAACTCTCCCTtcatttaatgtaaaaatatcgatgtactcaaCAACAAAATTGTAAACCCAAGCTACGTACCAATTTGTTTTGTAAGACACCATTTTTGTCTATAAGCggttttattttatcaaaattGTTTTTTGCACGAAGCACTTTCATAAAAACGGTTTTAACGACAAGATTGCTACGCCAACAAACTGGAAGTCGAGGGTGCAATGTTGGTTCTCCTTTTGTATCCCAAGATGCTACACGTGATTTTGTAATTGTTTGATGTTAATATTGTAGTCAATCGGAAACTTGTACGCAAGATTTTTAATAACGGTAGATATGGAATTAGAATTTGGGTGCCCAGGTCAGTTGCATCCATATGATTTGATGTCACGAACCGAGGGTGGGAGTGACTTTAAGacattgaaaaataataattttaggaTACATGTTGAAATTGATTTGGGATGTACTTATAAAGTAATAGGTTTTGTTTAACATGATGGGGCTTAAATAATCATATCATATTAGGTATATGAAGCATTTAATATAAAACGTCCCTTACAAAACTTTTCTTCATCGAAAAATACAGACAACTTTTCTTATTGTTAGCATACTTGTGCTTTTACACTTCGTTATATAAGGTAAAGTAATCGGGCATATCACACAGCATGTCTTGGATTTAATTCTTGAAGTTAgtgaatcacacgatggtgGTCAGGAAGAAGCTGAAATGTCTTTGTAAGTCTTATCAGCCCTCCAAAAAATGAACTGCCATGACGAAGCCACTAACCAGTCCATTTTCAAAGAAACGAAATTGCTTTCATAAACTACTGACCAAGTCAAGAAATTAATTGGAGAGGTGAACATGGGAAAACAAGAGTCCATTGGGCTTAAGAATTATTTAGCCAAGCCTCCAAACAAAACACATAAAGCAAAAACACCACCGATTTCTCTCCCAAAAACACAAAAGGGCGAATTAATGAAGAAAATCGAAAAGGGTAAATTAGTCAATTCGAAAGAACAAAAACACAATCATTCCAATTGCAATTCCAAATCACGGACTCTATTGCCACACTTAAAAACTGATTCAATTTCTTTCCACTTCCTCCCTCTCCCAAACCATCACACAGCTCTCGTTTTCTCTGtctcttccctctctcctcCGCTCTGCAACAATGGCGACTGCCATGAAGAAGGTCGAGAAGATCCGCCAAATAGTGCGCCTCAAGCAGCTTGTGATGCGCTGGAAACTCACGAGTCTCCGCCGCCGCTCCGTCCTCTCCAACAACGACTCCGACGGCTCAAACCGGCGCATTCCCTCCGGATTCTTGGCGGTCTACGTGGGGTCGGAGCGAATCCGATTCGTGATCCCGGCCCGGTTTGTGAACCTCCCAGTTTTCGTCGGATTGCTGAACAAGGCCGAGGAGGAGTTTGGATTCCAGTGCAACGGAGGCCTGGTCTTGCCCTGCGAAGTTGTCTTTTTCAAAGAGATCTTGATGCTTCTCGAGAGGGATGAGAGCAGGTTTGGACGGCTGGGATTGGAGGAGTTCTGGAAGGTGGTATCTGAGGTAGGTCTCGTCGATTCGTGCAAGGACTCGGCGACAAATGCTGCCGCGAAGAATTCGGGTTGCCATGCCTTCACTCCTCTGCTGCAGAGAGCGAGTGGCTGATGGAGTAAAGTTTTTTTCTAGATGTCATTAGAAGCTAAATTTGAATGTCTCTAAtgcctttggtgtttttgggaAAAGGTTTTTAGTGATTAGGGGATTGTAAATGCAGATTGGCAGGAGTACTCATGGATTTTGAttgggtttttttctttttttttttttaataacttttCTGGTAGGGATTTTTGGTTCAGAGCCATCCTTGAAAACCCATCTCTGAAAATTGCTTTGGTGGGATTTCAATGAGATGTAGTTGTTGAACTccgtttttcttttgggtttcttTTTTTAAGGGATCAAGTTGTTCTTTTGGGTTTCTTTTTTTAAGGGATCAAGTTGTTCTtttgggtttcttttttttagGCATCAAGTTGTAATGATGCTGTTAGTTGATGATGATGAAATGTTAGGAGTATGTTTAGCAATGGATTTGAAATTTCTTGGCAATTAATGCAATTTTTAACATTAATGTTCAATAGTCTGTGTTCTATCCGTACGTGCTTTCGACTTACGATTATTGGAAGATTACGTTTTAATTAAAAAGCTCCGACGTTCTTTCATTTGACATTTACTACTTATTTTTGTTTACAATTTTGCAATTGTTTTTACTCAGAGATATTCTAATCTAAATCTAAAAGTTACAAGAATTCAAGATTCGAATTTGAGTGCTGACAACTCTAGCCAACTTGACACACCCTTTCTAAATTTTATTAAGCATATGATTGTCTCCATCTCAATTCATCTCCATTCAATTTGtctcaattcaattcatttcaattcaattacgGATTAATAAACGAGCCATTAAGAGCGTAGTTACCATGTTTGGAgttaatttcttttcttaattaaatttattaaattttgatgGAGATGGAGTTTGCCAAGTAGGTTAGGTAGGTCTCAAAATTCCAACCATAACCCATGTAGCATATAGGATTAAAGGTCTCTGCAACTGATTGTGTGAAAGATTCTGAAAATATTATTATACTCTAAAGACAAGcaagcatatatataatatcaatAATCCCATCGGCTTTAGCTGAGCATATATTTAATATCAATAATCCCATTGGTTTTAGCTGTGTCTAGTTGCTATGATTTTTGGAGGTGCTGATAAAGTTACAGTCATGATTTTGGAAGTTGTTGGCATACAAGTTGGGTTAGGAATCCGTGTTCGCACACTAAAAATGACGAGAGTTTTATTTAAGGAGTTGTTTATTGTTAATTTGAAAAAGTTATAATGCACTCTTTTtggttaaaaaatgaaaaatgaaagcgTTTGAAGATATCTTTTTTAGTTGCTAATAACTTTCCTTGCAtttataattatattacatttttgGATGAAGGACTTGTGCTTTTGAAAAGAATTTATGACAATGGATTCTCATGGGTTTCCAAAATTTTGATCTCCATTtgcaatttatttaattgtaagTAAGTTGGTAGGATAAATGAATTATtgagattgaaaataaaaatttaaatacttgtgaaaatcaaatttaacgaTTAACACTTTATGAAAATAACagtgaaaataaaaacttataACATTCATTTTACGTAGAATTAAAATCACACATTTCAATAAACAATATCCATGATTATTGATTTGATTCTAAAtactgaatatttttttttacattctaCACACTTTGAAAAATTTTATGTTCATTTTCTGAGTAATTTGTGCTTGTATTTAATCTAGTCGTTTTTACGGGTCAAAATTTAGAAGTCCTATG
The nucleotide sequence above comes from Malus sylvestris chromosome 16, drMalSylv7.2, whole genome shotgun sequence. Encoded proteins:
- the LOC126606631 gene encoding protein SMALL AUXIN UP-REGULATED RNA 51-like, which gives rise to MATAMKKVEKIRQIVRLKQLVMRWKLTSLRRRSVLSNNDSDGSNRRIPSGFLAVYVGSERIRFVIPARFVNLPVFVGLLNKAEEEFGFQCNGGLVLPCEVVFFKEILMLLERDESRFGRLGLEEFWKVVSEVGLVDSCKDSATNAAAKNSGCHAFTPLLQRASG